From bacterium, the proteins below share one genomic window:
- the dmpI gene encoding 4-oxalocrotonate tautomerase DmpI, translated as MPNISIEGPIIEDVDKKRILVQELTDAATKAYGLPRETIVVLIKENSPENVGVAGKLIIDRK; from the coding sequence ATGCCCAACATTAGTATCGAAGGTCCTATTATTGAGGACGTAGACAAGAAGAGAATTCTTGTTCAAGAGCTAACGGATGCTGCCACTAAAGCATACGGCTTGCCACGGGAAACGATCGTCGTTCTCATCAAGGAGAATTCTCCCGAGAACGTAGGCGTCGCTGGAAAATTGATAATCGACAGGAAGTAA